A window of the Ostrea edulis chromosome 1, xbOstEdul1.1, whole genome shotgun sequence genome harbors these coding sequences:
- the LOC125662814 gene encoding E3 ubiquitin-protein ligase TRIM71-like, with protein MAQAVVTCELCEDDPVLMHCNSCHINLCSECVGKHVSSLLSKQHDVVGFQYRKSDVTLPDCQSHLYQKCDIYCKTCKFPICSKCVVSPEHKQHEITDIIDEYLTRKELLSQEATMLEKFVIPELDNVESSLGSNMTKLTREYDSVTNLLSKEVDKLYIEIRKKVEEKKMLLQDLQDSDARELRSQLVQISKRNLTVKQVVSDYKVALSGNNVAAVFSCPYTENQFRDIPSMVGICAPKYSPTLEFDQVQALLGKIEILDRCVAKNGYTISTSQNTQSSCVEKKILEEPELLSTFHTEYEELQSIFCVGTNEVWAVGSVRGTMTRFNIDGTKLETLQVIQGYSPNDIHVDYEGNILFTVMGERSVVMWKNGKREVIAAWKNWKPTALFVNKLGHILVCMMSADKRDARIVRLVKTKQKQKIQFDEGEQLFFRPLAIVENKNEDICVVNSGTRGVVVVNKSGILRFTYSGKAPSLTFRFKPTSIAIDNRGQILVTDAMNNCVHILDEDGNFLLSIGKSMMNMPSDLGVDENENLWIGELHSGKIKVFKYLTTRRPDGSVPSAESSPSQ; from the coding sequence ATGGCTCAGGCAGTTGTAACGTGTGAACTGTGTGAGGATGATCCTGTTCTCATGCATTGTAATTCCTGCCACATTAACCTTTGCAGTGAATGTGTTGGGAAACACGTTTCTTCCTTGCTCTCCAAACAACACGACGTAGTAGGTTTTCAGTACCGGAAAAGTGACGTCACACTTCCAGATTGTCAGAGCCACCTTTATCaaaaatgtgacatttactgCAAAACCTGTAAATTTCCAATATGCAGCAAGTGTGTTGTCTCTCCAGAACACAAGCAACATGAGATAACCGACATTATTGACGAGTATCTAACAAGAAAAGAACTGCTTTCACAAGAGGCGACCATGCTTGAAAAATTTGTCATCCCAGAGCTCGATAACGTGGAGAGTTCTCTAGGATCTAATATGACCAAATTAACAAGAGAATACGATTCTGTTACCAATTTGCTATCGAAAGAAGTTGATAAGCTCTACATTGAAATAAGGAAGAAAGTCgaagaaaagaaaatgttgTTGCAGGATTTGCAAGACAGTGATGCCAGGGAGCTGCGATCACAACTTGTTCAAATTTCGAAAAGGAATCTGACCGTTAAGCAAGTAGTTTCTGATTACAAGGTAGCATTGTCCGGAAATAATGTCGCTGCAGTATTTTCTTGTCCATACACGGAAAACCAATTCCGAGATATTCCTTCCATGGTTGGCATTTGTGCCCCCAAATATTCTCCAACTTTAGAATTTGATCAAGTTCAAGCTCTCCTTGGTAAAATAGAAATCTTAGATCGCTGTGTTGCCAAAAATGGCTATACAATATCCACATCACAAAACACTCAGTCCTCTTGTGtggagaaaaagattttagAGGAGCCAGAATTGTTGAGTACATTTCACACCGAGTATGAGGAACTTCAGTCTATATTCTGTGTAGGCACCAATGAGGTATGGGCGGTTGGAAGTGTTCGAGGAACTATGACAAGATTTAACATTGACGGTACTAAGTTAGAAACATTGCAGGTCATCCAAGGATATTCGCCTAACGACATCCATGTGGATTACGAAGGGAACATACTCTTCACTGTCATGGGAGAAAGAAGTGTGGTCATGtggaaaaatggaaaacgggAAGTAATTGCCGCGTGGAAAAACTGGAAACCAACAGCATTGTTTGTCAACAAGCTAGGACACATACTGGTTTGCATGATGTCTGCAGACAAAAGAGATGCACGGATTGTCCGTTTAGTCAAAACAAAGCAAAAACAGAAGATACAGTTTGATGAAGGTGAACAATTGTTCTTCAGGCCACTGGCTATTGTAGAGAATAAAAATGAAGATATATGTGTGGTCAATAGTGGAACCAGAGGTGTTGTCGTAGTGAACAAGTCTGGGATTCTGCGATTCACCTACAGTGGGAAGGCGCCATCCTTGACATTCCGCTTTAAACCAACGTCGATAGCCATTGACAACAGGGGGCAAATTCTGGTCACCGACGCCATGAACAACTGTGTTCACATTTTAGACGAGGATGgaaattttcttctttcaaTAGGCAAATCCATGATGAATATGCCATCAGATCTTGGTGTAGACGAGAATGAAAATCTTTGGATTGGGGAGTTGCATTCaggaaaaataaaagttttcaaatatttaacgACTCGCCGCCCTGATGGGAGTGTTCCCTCTGCTGAGAGTAGTCCATCACAATGA
- the LOC125663662 gene encoding F-box only protein 21-like, translating into MDCRQREFLDLPNEIIDHVLQGREISFRDVCNISQTCTKMRNLCLSNELWRRKLHQRWPKLLLRYTREKAHDWRREFGTYIVVGRAVRGLVSQLSPRFYKMEEIPDDGFADVVSLMEEHDAAEVIINELNEIIHDNESYRNLTNKYYAVKLLRHIFHLHLTEKWKAHLQEPADEQKLETGATLLGQWFQPTEDVTENAVIDRLDEIAERVKQNLPEKLASKYSEGVPNLSTEHQRVVLEIMNHVMYTELGFQGNAENYYDENNSYINKVLDRKLGIPISLSVLYLSVARRLGVVCECVNFPSHFLLKWKEHPMSMKQYTYIDAFHGKFITDIGGDHSMFTDAIPHIEVYKRMLRNLINIARNHHHMRSTTTFLRDAVELMLVTTPDDIDYQFLLVKIYMYLRINQQQVKAILQEIGDGNQHRLSQVALLMAEVEKTTLDNEELVTKKIKPKHRAENKEVRFSVGMVMRHKRYNYLCTIFGWDSTCQASREWILQMGVHMLPRKDKQPFYNVLVEDGSIRYAADENLSHPDDYCEIPHPDVGKYFQEFTGQYYVMNSEKAQEYPDDDQETRTVVEGRSH; encoded by the exons atgGATTGCAGGCAGAGAGAGTTTCTCGATTTGCCAAATGAAATTATTGATCATGTACTGCAGGGAAGAGAAATATCATTTAGAGACGTATGTAATATATCCCAAACATGCACAAAAATGCGGAATTTATGTTTGTCAAATGAATTATGGAGAAGAAAACTCCATCAGAG ATGGCCAAAGCTTTTACTTAGATATACTCGGGAGAAAGCACATGATTGGCGGAGAGAGTTTGGAACATACATTGTGGTGGGTCGTGCTGTGAGAGGACTTGTTAGTCAGTTGTCTCcaagattttacaaaatggaGGAAATTCCTGATGATGGGTTTGCAGATGTTGTATCACTGATGGAGGAGCATGATGCGGCTGAAGTCATCATTAATGAGCTGAATGAAATCATTCATGATAATGAAAG TTATAGAAATCTGACAAACAAATACTATGCAGTGAAGTTACTACGTCACATTTTTCACCTTCATTTGACTGAGAAATGGAAGGCTCATTTGCAAGAGCCAGCAGATGAACAGAAGCTTGAGACAG GTGCTACTTTGTTGGGTCAGTGGTTCCAACCAACAGAAGATGTGACTGAGAATGCTGTGATAGACCGCTTGGATGAAATCGCAGAAAGGGTGAAACAAAATCTGCCAGAAAAACTAGCGTCAAAGTATTCTGAAG GAGTGCCAAATTTAAGTACAGAGCATCAAAGAGTAGTTTTAGAAATCATGAACCATGTGATGTACACAGAATTGGGTTTCCAGGGAAATGCAGAAAACTATTACGATGAAAACAACTCCTACATTAACAAG GTTTTGGACCGTAAGCTTGGTATTCCCATTAGTCTGTCAGTATTGTACCTGTCTGTTGCCAGACGACTGGGCGTGGTGTGTGAATGTGTCAATTTCCCATCTCACTTCCTGCTAAAGTGGAAGGAACACCCGAT GTCAATGAAGCAGTATACTTATATTGATGCTTTTCATGGGAAATTTATCACAGACATAGGAGGTGACCACTCTATGTTTACAGATGCCATACCACATATTGAA GTTTACAAGCGAATGCTGCGTAACTTGATAAATATCGCCCGTAATCACCACCACATGAGGAGCACCACCACGTTTCTTAGGGACGCTGTGGAGCTGATGTTGGTGACCACTCCGGATGACATAGACTACCAGTTCCTTCTTGTCAAGATTTACATGTACCTCAGGATCAACCAACAGCAG GTCAAAGCCATACTACAAGAGATAGGGGACGGTAACCAGCACAGACTCTCTCAGGTGGCCCTGTTGATGGCAGAGGTTGAGAAGACCACTTTGGACAATGAAGAACTGGTAACAAAAAAG ATAAAACCAAAACATAGAGCAGAAAATAAAGAAGTTCGATTTTCTGTGGGAATGGTGATGAGACACAAAAG GTATAACTACTTATGCACTATTTTTGGCTGGGATTCCACTTGTCAGGCGTCTCGGGAATGGATACTCCAAATGGGAGTTCACATGCTCCCCCGCAAAGACAAGCAGCCATTCTACAATGTGCTGGTGGAAGATGGGAGCATCAGATATGCTGCAGATG aaAATCTTTCCCACCCTGATGATTACTGTGAAATCCCACACCCTGATGTGGGGAAGTATTTCCAGGAGTTCACCGGTCAGTACTATGTCATGAACAGTGAGAAGGCTCAGGAGTATCCAGATGATGATCAGGAGACTCGGACTGTGGTGGAAGGGAGAAGTCATTGA
- the LOC125662861 gene encoding tektin-1-like, which produces MAKIVQGPPRFTHPEWTTSNLTHYANAESERAAAERLVEESKRLTDETAKRTDKTQRDVEKKFEQRIDDIKYWKKELDDKLSSLVTEIDSLIAFKARVEKALEATAEPLHIAKQCLLNREKRTSIDLVHDDVQKELIKEVEAIEGVQALLNRTLQQTTEQIRLNRKAKYQLEKDLKDKFGALSIDEYCAEIRNNSAGLKFKDGAAKIESNSVCPEDWQDFSDANIQNAERERQSSVELRTLIDGILQQTSNDMRKQCSDVNVAFNKRISETKDTKSKLEDHLNKVVGQIKEIEENIARLKKAIDDKVLPMQLAQTRLDTRTNRPNVELCRDPVQYRLIEEVGEIESSASQLQERLKQTEDSLKGLIRNQLALEEDIGVKANTLFIDEVECMGMRKSINIQNF; this is translated from the exons ATGGCTAAGATAGTTCAGGGTCCACCTCGTTTCACTCATCCTGAGTGGACAACATCCAACTTAACACACTATGCAAATGCAGAATCAGAGAGAGCTGCAGCAGAAAGACTGGTGGAGGAGTCTAAACGCTTAACTGATGAAACAGCAAAACGCACTGATAAGACACAGAGAGATGTGGAAAAAAAATTCG AACAGAGAATTGATGACATCAAATACTGGAAGAAGGAGTTGGACGATAAGCTTAGCAGTTTGGTCACAGAAATTGACAGTCTTATTGCCTTTAAGGCCAGAGTAGAGAAGGCTTTAGAAGCCACTGCTGAGCCCCTCCACATAGCCAAGCAGTGCTTACTGAACAG GGAGAAGAGAACCTCCATTGACTTGGTCCATGACGATGTACAAAAGGAGCTGATCAAAGAAGTAGAAGCAATAGAAGGTGTCCAAGCCCTCCTTAACAGAACTCTACAACAAACCACTGAACAAATAAG ATTAAACAGGAAAGCTAAATATCAACTAGAAAAAGATTTGAAAGATAAGTTTGGAGCTCTGTCAATTGATGAATACTGTGCAGAAATAAGAAACAATTCAGCAGGATTAAAGTTCAAAGATGGCGCTGCCAAAATTGAATCAAA CTCTGTGTGCCCCGAAGATTGGCAAGATTTCTCTGATGCTAACATCCAGAATGCGGAGAGAGAACGCCAGAGTTCTGTGGAGCTTAGGACCCTGATTGATGGAATCTTGCAACAAACCTCCAATGACATGCGCAAACAGTGCAGTGATGTCAATGTGGCTTTCAATAAAAGAATTTCCGAAACAAAAGACACCAAGAGCAAGCTGGAGGACCATCTTAATAAG GTTGTTGGACAAATTAAGGAGATTGAGGAGAATATTGCCCGTTTGAAGAAGGCTATTGATGACAAGGTCCTGCCTATGCAGCTGGCTCAGACCCGACTGGACACACGAACAAACCGCCCCAACGTAGAACTGTGTCGTGACCCAGTCCAGTACAGACTCATTGAAGAGGTGGGAGAAATCGAGTCCTCTGCGTCTCAGCTCCAGGAGAGACTCAAGCAGACTGAGGACTCCCTTAAAGGACTCATCCGCAACCAGCTAGCTCTGGAAGAGGATATTGGGGTCAAGGCCAATACGTTGTTCATTGATGAGGTGGAGTGCATGGGGATGAGGAAGAGCATAAACATCCAGAATTTCTAA